TGAGGTAGGGCCAAGCCGTGCATAGAGATCTGCTTCACCCGCTGCCACTAGGCAGGATTTAAGAGAACTGCCTAAGAATTTCATTTCACGGCCATTAAACTCAGCATCCAAATTAGCAAAAAAACGCTGCAAGGCACTACTGCGAGCTGAGCGCGTACCGGCAACAACAATATTTCTGGATTGTTCACCCACAACAGGCGTACATTGAGCGCAGACTTGAATAGGCTGAGATTCATTCACATCATTTAACTGAAAAGCACCACTCCCCTTGCAGGCATAATAGCCCACCTTCTGTACCGGACTATAAACCACCCCGATAACAGGCTGTTGACGGTAAATCAGGGCAATGTTGACACTGAATTCACCACTTTTTTCAATAAAAGCACGCGTACCATCCAATGGATCAACCAGCCAATAGGTTTCCCATGTACTCCGTTCTGTATAGGGAATTTCATCTGATTCTTCTGATAAAA
This genomic window from sulfur-oxidizing endosymbiont of Gigantopelta aegis contains:
- the cysQ gene encoding 3'(2'),5'-bisphosphate nucleotidase CysQ: MSFNEMNSEQKLPDSVKAELRRVLPSAIELARLAGEKIMSIYETDFQISNKKDNTPVTTADLEANALIVATLSALTPHIPILSEESDEIPYTERSTWETYWLVDPLDGTRAFIEKSGEFSVNIALIYRQQPVIGVVYSPVQKVGYYACKGSGAFQLNDVNESQPIQVCAQCTPVVGEQSRNIVVAGTRSARSSALQRFFANLDAEFNGREMKFLGSSLKSCLVAAGEADLYARLGPTSEWDTGAAQCIVEEAGGLITDTQMRPLRYNTKASLLNPEFFVFGDKSIPWNQFL